One stretch of Chlamydia abortus DNA includes these proteins:
- a CDS encoding aminotransferase class I/II-fold pyridoxal phosphate-dependent enzyme, with amino-acid sequence MSECPIDFVTNDFLGFSRSTVLVNEVERRYRVYCEQFPHAQLGACGSRAIVGPSQTLQKLETKIAQFHQAEAAFVVHSGYMANLGFCYHISKDTDMVFWDASVHISVVQSLKMISGKHQSFPHNDLTALESLLMSHRAVSSGRIFIFVCSVYSFLGTLAPLEELLPLSRKYHAHLIVDEAHAMGIFGEEGRGFCHTWGYENFYAVLVTYSKAMGAMGAAILSSSEVKTELLLNSPPLRYTTALAPHALIAISAAYDHLLVAGELARKQVFALQAYFQQYFGLSSQGCGQPVFLQDLHRDLLVSLLNEANLRVSWVNFTDKPFIRVNFHAFNHQDEVDLLIAVLHSYLEKCGCRIDVNHEFDFGRQFCR; translated from the coding sequence ATGAGTGAATGCCCAATAGATTTTGTAACTAACGATTTTCTAGGTTTCTCTCGCTCTACAGTATTAGTCAATGAAGTTGAGAGACGTTACCGTGTATATTGTGAACAATTTCCTCACGCCCAACTTGGAGCATGTGGTTCTCGTGCTATCGTAGGCCCTTCCCAAACTCTACAAAAACTAGAGACAAAGATAGCACAATTCCATCAAGCGGAGGCTGCTTTTGTTGTGCACAGTGGCTATATGGCTAATTTAGGCTTCTGCTATCACATTTCTAAAGATACCGATATGGTCTTTTGGGATGCGTCTGTACATATATCCGTTGTACAGAGTCTAAAAATGATATCCGGAAAACATCAATCGTTCCCTCATAATGATTTAACCGCTCTAGAATCTCTATTAATGTCTCATAGAGCCGTCTCCTCAGGAAGAATTTTCATTTTTGTTTGTTCGGTATACTCTTTCTTGGGAACTTTAGCTCCTCTTGAAGAACTTTTACCTCTTTCAAGAAAATATCATGCTCACCTTATCGTAGACGAAGCTCATGCTATGGGCATTTTTGGTGAGGAAGGGCGTGGGTTCTGCCACACATGGGGATATGAGAATTTTTATGCCGTTCTTGTTACCTATAGTAAAGCTATGGGAGCCATGGGAGCAGCGATTCTTTCTTCCTCAGAAGTAAAAACCGAGTTGCTGTTGAACTCCCCACCATTACGCTATACTACAGCACTGGCCCCTCACGCATTGATAGCCATCAGTGCTGCATATGATCATTTGTTAGTCGCAGGGGAGCTCGCTCGTAAACAGGTTTTTGCCCTTCAAGCGTATTTTCAGCAGTATTTTGGTTTGAGTTCCCAAGGTTGTGGACAACCTGTGTTCTTACAGGATTTACATCGTGATCTTTTGGTTTCCCTTCTTAACGAGGCGAACTTACGTGTAAGCTGGGTGAATTTTACCGATAAGCCTTTTATACGAGTCAATTTCCATGCGTTTAACCATCAAGATGAAGTGGATCTCTTGATTGCTGTTTTGCATAGCTATCTAGAAAAATGTGGTTGTCGGATCGACGTCAATCATGAATTTGACTTTGGGAGACAGTTTTGCCGTTAG
- a CDS encoding AMP-binding protein, producing MHKRWNYSKKRRIGLRDGRTVLEKFLKLCSEMGSAASCWDEQLGILSYDAMLKAMIALSLQVFQYPGKNIGIMMPASAGAYIAYFAVLLSGKVPVMINWSQGLREMEACIALAHVEHILTSKQLVEHLHEIHGDGVEYPAKLIYMENIRKQLSLWDKIRIAFYLSLPHNWLLRLFNLSEQNQEDVAVILFTSGTEKLPKGVPLTHANLIANQRACLRFFDPVENDVMMSFLPPFHAYGFNCCALLPMLAGVSVVFSYNPLQPKKIVEFIDKTHATFLGTTPIFFDYILKTAKKQESTLSSLRFVVVGGDAFKDSLRDKTERYFPHIALRQGYGTTECSPVITVNDENSPKNERCVGVPIEGMDIMIVSEETYVPLSSGEVGLVLIRGTSLFSGYLEADPHQGFVHLGGASWYVTGDLGYLDRNGQLFLQGRLSRFVKIGSEMISLQALENLLIEGFGLPDERDDISLIVCGIPGEKVKLCLFTTFPTHLNEVNDILKNLKTSSIMKISYQHQLESIPMLGSGKPDYRALNSLALSLFHGD from the coding sequence ATGCATAAGCGTTGGAATTATTCTAAAAAGCGCCGTATAGGTTTGCGCGACGGACGGACTGTTTTAGAGAAGTTTTTAAAACTCTGTTCGGAAATGGGATCAGCAGCGAGTTGCTGGGATGAGCAATTAGGGATTTTATCCTATGATGCTATGCTTAAGGCTATGATTGCGTTGTCCTTACAAGTATTTCAATATCCTGGCAAAAATATCGGAATTATGATGCCAGCCTCGGCTGGGGCCTATATTGCGTATTTCGCTGTGCTGTTATCCGGGAAAGTTCCTGTCATGATCAATTGGAGTCAAGGACTTCGAGAAATGGAAGCCTGTATTGCTCTAGCACATGTAGAGCATATCCTAACTTCGAAGCAACTGGTTGAGCACTTACACGAGATTCACGGTGATGGCGTAGAGTATCCAGCAAAGCTAATTTATATGGAAAATATACGTAAACAACTTTCCCTTTGGGATAAGATACGTATAGCTTTTTATCTATCTCTCCCACACAACTGGTTGTTGCGCTTGTTCAATCTTTCAGAGCAGAATCAGGAGGATGTTGCCGTTATTTTGTTTACATCCGGGACAGAAAAACTTCCTAAAGGCGTTCCCTTAACCCATGCAAATCTTATAGCGAACCAACGTGCCTGTTTACGATTTTTTGATCCTGTAGAAAACGATGTCATGATGTCGTTTCTTCCCCCATTCCACGCTTATGGGTTTAACTGCTGTGCTCTCTTACCTATGCTTGCAGGAGTGTCCGTAGTGTTTTCTTATAATCCTTTGCAACCCAAAAAGATCGTAGAATTTATAGATAAGACGCATGCTACCTTTTTAGGTACTACACCCATCTTTTTCGATTACATTTTGAAAACAGCGAAAAAACAAGAATCTACTTTAAGCTCTTTGCGTTTTGTTGTTGTCGGAGGAGACGCTTTTAAAGACTCTTTAAGAGATAAAACTGAAAGATATTTTCCTCATATTGCTCTTCGTCAAGGATATGGCACCACCGAGTGCTCTCCTGTGATTACGGTTAATGATGAGAATAGTCCTAAAAATGAACGTTGTGTTGGTGTCCCTATTGAGGGTATGGACATTATGATCGTTTCAGAAGAGACTTATGTTCCCCTGTCTTCTGGAGAAGTTGGTTTAGTTCTTATCCGAGGTACCTCACTGTTTTCCGGCTATTTGGAAGCAGATCCTCATCAAGGTTTTGTACACCTTGGAGGCGCAAGTTGGTACGTGACAGGAGACCTAGGGTATTTAGATAGAAATGGTCAGTTGTTTTTACAAGGTAGACTGAGTCGTTTCGTAAAAATTGGCAGCGAAATGATTAGTTTGCAGGCTTTGGAAAACTTACTCATTGAAGGTTTTGGGCTTCCTGATGAGCGCGATGATATTTCTTTGATCGTTTGTGGTATACCCGGAGAGAAAGTCAAACTCTGCTTATTTACGACGTTTCCTACCCATCTCAATGAAGTAAATGATATCCTAAAAAACTTAAAAACAAGTAGCATAATGAAGATATCCTATCAGCATCAGTTGGAATCTATCCCGATGCTGGGCTCAGGAAAACCTGATTACCGAGCTTTAAATTCTCTAGCTCTTTCTCTGTTTCATGGGGACTAA